A portion of the Calothrix sp. 336/3 genome contains these proteins:
- a CDS encoding Crp/Fnr family transcriptional regulator, with amino-acid sequence MLTEVFNERFPLMSTANPETLEWLMTVAVEHEYPAGRAVLMEDAWGNAVYFVVSGWVKVRRTVGEDSVALAILGKGDFFGEMAILDESPRSTDVIALSPVKLLSISRERFVQILFKDPQLHHRMLQLMVRRLRHANLRLQMRSSPPAVKLAHTLVTLGESYGQDSAQGKEIFNIPYKDLADVTEIGVEETSKIIEKLDEKGWVRVDETNQILHLVNIKQLMNLAGRV; translated from the coding sequence ATGCTGACAGAGGTTTTTAACGAACGTTTTCCTTTGATGAGTACAGCCAATCCCGAAACTCTAGAATGGCTGATGACTGTCGCAGTTGAACACGAGTATCCGGCAGGACGTGCTGTACTGATGGAAGACGCTTGGGGTAACGCTGTATACTTTGTTGTATCCGGGTGGGTTAAGGTCAGACGTACAGTGGGTGAAGACTCTGTGGCTTTAGCAATTCTCGGTAAAGGTGATTTTTTTGGAGAAATGGCAATTTTAGACGAATCACCTCGTTCTACTGATGTCATAGCCCTTTCACCTGTAAAATTATTAAGTATCTCTAGGGAAAGATTTGTTCAAATTCTCTTTAAAGACCCGCAATTACATCATCGGATGTTGCAATTAATGGTCAGACGTTTGCGTCATGCAAATTTACGTTTGCAAATGCGGTCTTCACCTCCAGCTGTAAAATTAGCTCATACCTTGGTAACCTTGGGTGAAAGTTACGGTCAGGATTCAGCCCAGGGTAAAGAGATATTCAACATTCCCTACAAAGATTTAGCCGATGTCACCGAGATTGGTGTAGAAGAAACTAGCAAAATCATCGAAAAGTTAGATGAGAAAGGTTGGGTTCGGGTTGATGAGACAAACCAAATATTACACCTGGTTAATATCAAGCAATTAATGAATTTAGCTGGTAGGGTTTGA